Proteins from a genomic interval of Gadus macrocephalus chromosome 2, ASM3116895v1:
- the LOC132473813 gene encoding apoptosis regulator BAX-like isoform X1, with the protein MDGGGDEISDERIAEACLRGVMEQELREGHQDVEAPALPSGPEPQSEAERDLMDELGRRVRQQSSILKGNQELQDSIDGVIRMPGSMIDKFSQLAGKVFKNGVTWDKIILLFYVAGRMAIKVMEDNLPLLVIEIFKIALNYFKEKLLGWVTSHGGWSNCLSELSGRMQGMPLTTKQTLIIIAGLAFLSIVAWKRTRRA; encoded by the exons ATGGACGGTGGCGGAGATGAAATATCAG ATGAACGGATAGCGGAGGCTTGTCTCAGAGG GGTCATGGAGCAGGAGCTGAGGGAGGGCCACCAGGACGTCGAGGCTCCGGCGCTGCCATCGGGCCCCGAGCCGCAGAGTGAGGCGGAGAGAGATTTGATGGATGAGTTGGGCCGAAGGGTTCGCCAACAGAGCTCCATTCTCAAAGGCAACCAAGAGTTACAAGA CTCCATCGATGGGGTGATTCGAATGCCAGGTTCAATGATTGACAAGTTCTCACAGCTGGCAGGCAAAGTGTTTAAGAATGGAGTGACCTGGGATAAAATCATATTGCTGTTCTATGTTGCCGGAAGGATGGCAATaaag GTGATGGAAGATAATCTGCCTCTACTGGTGATTGAGATCTTCAAGATAGCGTTGAATTACTTCAAGGAGAAACTACTGGGCTGGGTCACTAGCCATGGAGGATGG AGCAACTGTCTGTCAGAGCTAAGTGGCCGTATGCAGGGCATGCCACTCACCACCAAGCAGACACTCATCATCATCGCCGGCCTGGCCTTCCTGAGCATCGTCGCCTGGAAGCGGACACGGAGGGCCTGA
- the LOC132473813 gene encoding apoptosis regulator BAX-like isoform X2 — protein sequence MEQELREGHQDVEAPALPSGPEPQSEAERDLMDELGRRVRQQSSILKGNQELQDSIDGVIRMPGSMIDKFSQLAGKVFKNGVTWDKIILLFYVAGRMAIKVMEDNLPLLVIEIFKIALNYFKEKLLGWVTSHGGWSNCLSELSGRMQGMPLTTKQTLIIIAGLAFLSIVAWKRTRRA from the exons ATGGAGCAGGAGCTGAGGGAGGGCCACCAGGACGTCGAGGCTCCGGCGCTGCCATCGGGCCCCGAGCCGCAGAGTGAGGCGGAGAGAGATTTGATGGATGAGTTGGGCCGAAGGGTTCGCCAACAGAGCTCCATTCTCAAAGGCAACCAAGAGTTACAAGA CTCCATCGATGGGGTGATTCGAATGCCAGGTTCAATGATTGACAAGTTCTCACAGCTGGCAGGCAAAGTGTTTAAGAATGGAGTGACCTGGGATAAAATCATATTGCTGTTCTATGTTGCCGGAAGGATGGCAATaaag GTGATGGAAGATAATCTGCCTCTACTGGTGATTGAGATCTTCAAGATAGCGTTGAATTACTTCAAGGAGAAACTACTGGGCTGGGTCACTAGCCATGGAGGATGG AGCAACTGTCTGTCAGAGCTAAGTGGCCGTATGCAGGGCATGCCACTCACCACCAAGCAGACACTCATCATCATCGCCGGCCTGGCCTTCCTGAGCATCGTCGCCTGGAAGCGGACACGGAGGGCCTGA
- the dexi gene encoding dexamethasone-induced protein homolog gives MTQQIYARLDAVESLFEELPYMFYLGLFFVNVLILYYAFLMEYIVLNVGIVFLPEDMDQALVDLGVLSDPASVPYDTDTELDVFDHGYLE, from the coding sequence ATGACCCAACAAATCTACGCTCGTCTGGATGCGGTGGAATCGCTGTTCGAGGAACTTCCATATATGTTTTATCTGGGCCTGTTTTTTGTGAACGTCCTGATCCTCTACTATGCCTTCCTGATGGAGTACATCGTGCTGAACGTCGGCATAGTTTTTCTGCCCGAGGACATGGACCAGGCGCTGGTGGATCTAGGGGTGCTATCCGATCCCGCCTCTGTGCCCTACGACACGGACACGGAGCTGGACGTGTTCGATCATGGTTACCTGGAGTGA